One genomic window of Daphnia pulex isolate KAP4 chromosome 12, ASM2113471v1 includes the following:
- the LOC124209470 gene encoding uncharacterized protein LOC124209470 — protein sequence MCSGSARVWEQLCSPGEPNSGLKVPRSPSDALSNSPSRPLDSGSDRFNRESPEQIIEMEDKWICLCCTLLNDATVEKCVACETEKGQKGNHSSTSSGEDSSKDFAEHYY from the exons ATGTGTAGTGGTAGTGCCCGGGTATGGGAGCAACTATGCTCACCAGGGGAGCCGAACTCAGGTCTCAAGGTGCCCCGATCACCAAGCGACGCCTTATCCAATTCACCTTCCCGCCCCCTTGACTCTGGTTCTGACAg ATTTAACCGTGAATCACCGGAACAAATCATCGAAATGGAAGACAAGTGGATCTGTCTATG TTGCACACTGTTGAATGACGCCACGGTCGAGAAATGCGTCGCTTGCGAGACTG aaaagggGCAAAAGGGCAATCATTCATCTACATCTTCTGGAGAAGATTCATCTAAAGATTTTGCTGAACATTATTACTaa
- the LOC124209469 gene encoding LOW QUALITY PROTEIN: NADH dehydrogenase [ubiquinone] 1 alpha subcomplex assembly factor 3-like (The sequence of the model RefSeq protein was modified relative to this genomic sequence to represent the inferred CDS: deleted 1 base in 1 codon) produces MMAFGPIAIFPKSILSWNVQSAEDINEDSLSLFYTLEPKIDILVIGIGDPIKKLRHNIIKYMKDKKINLEISTTERACATFNFLNVEGRCVAGALIPPTKYRINEDDIVSTQRQNRKLMTVDEYQII; encoded by the exons GCCAATAGCAATTTTTCCTAAATCAATATTGAGCTGGAATGTTCAAAGTGCTGAAGACATAAATGAGGATTCATTATCACTGTTTTACACTCTGGAGCCAAAAATTG ACATACTCGTCATTGGTATTGGTGATCCC ATCAAAAAGTTACGTCATAACATTATTAAATACATGAAAGACAAGAAGATCAATCTGGAAATTTCAACAACTGAAAGAGCTTGTGCAACGTTCAACTTTCTTAATGTTGAAGGACGATGTGTTGCAGGTGCTCTGATTCCACCTACAAAATATCGAATTAACGAAGATGATATCGTATCAACACAGCGGCAAAACCGAAAACTTATGACAGTAGACGAATATCAAATCATTTAG
- the LOC124209471 gene encoding uncharacterized protein LOC124209471, which translates to MTKWIENHSQLHEDVLNDEIREPDPIEDFCGMLNSWLKKKGLVMPYFLCVGTSGSGPSQNFIMTCQCHHVVDLAIGEGNTVKMAKNVAAAKMYKTLMEAGWYGAGL; encoded by the exons ATGACAAAATG gattGAAAACCACAGCCAACTGCATGAAGACGTCCTGAATGACGAAATACGCGAACCAGACCCAATCGAAGATTTTTGCGGAATGCTCAATAGTTggctgaagaaaaaaggtctcGTGATGCCGTACTTTCTATGCGTCGGAACTTCGGGTTCTGGCCCTTCGCAAAACTTCATTATGACCTGTCAGTGCCACCATGTGGTAGACTTGGCTATAG GTGAGGGCAATACAGTAAAGATGGCAAAAAACGTCGCTGCCGCTAAAATGTACAAGACGCTGATGGAAGCAGGATGGTATGGCGCAggcctttaa